In Carassius auratus strain Wakin chromosome 46, ASM336829v1, whole genome shotgun sequence, the following proteins share a genomic window:
- the cct6a gene encoding T-complex protein 1 subunit zeta encodes MSAVKALNPKAEVARAQAALAVNISAARGLQDVLKSNLGPKGTMKMLVSGAGDIKLTKDGNVLLHEMQIQHPTASLIAKVATAQDDITGDGTTSNVLIIGELLKQADLYVSEGLHPRVIAEGFEAAKEKALEVLEEVKVVKEMDRETLINVARTSLRTKVHRELADLLTEAVVDAVLAIRKPNEPIDLYMVEIMEMKHKTDSDTQLIRGLVLDHGARHPDMKKRVEDAFILTCNVSLEYEKTEVNSGFFYKSAGERDKLVKAERKFIEDRVMKIIELKNKVCGDTKKGFVVINQKGIDPFSLDAMAKEGIVALRRAKRRNMERLTLACGGVAMNSVDDLTAECLGHAGLVYEHTLGEEKFTFIENCGNPRSVTLLVKGPNKHTLTQIKDAVRDGLRAVKNAIEDGSVVPGGGAFEVALADALVKHKPKVKGRAQLGVQAFADALLIIPKVLAQNSGFDPQETLVKLQSELKETGELVGVDLSTGEPMIAGEVGVWDNYSVKKQLLHSCTVIASNILLVDEIMRAGMSSLKG; translated from the exons ATGTCCGCAGTAAAAGCCCTTAACCCGAAAGCAGAGGTGGCCAGGGCTCAAGCGGCCCTGGCGGTGAACATCAGCGCCGCTCGAGGGCTCCAGGATGTGCTGAAGAGTAACCTGGGGCCGAAAGGCACGATGAAAAT GCTTGTGTCCGGCGCAGGAGACATCAAGCTCACCAAAGATGGGAACGTTCTTCTGCATGAGATG cAAATCCAGCATCCCACTGCCTCGTTGATCGCCAAGGTGGCCACGGCCCAGGATGACATCACCGGAGACGGCACGACGTCCAATGTGCTGATCATCGGAGAGCTCCTCAAGCAGGCCGACCTCTACGTCTCCGAG GGTCTTCACCCCCGGGTGATCGCCGAGGGCTTCGAGGCTGCGAAGGAGAAGGCTCTGGAGGTGCTGGAGGAGGTGAAGGTGGTGAAGGAGATGGACAGAGAGACGCTCATCAATGTCGCCCGCACCTCCCTCAGAACCAAGGTCCACAGGGAGTTGGCCGATTTATTAACAGAG GCTGTGGTGGATGCTGTTCTGGCCATCAGGAAACCCAACGAGCCCATCGACCTCTACATGGTGGAGATCATGGAGATGAAGCACAAAACTGACAGCGATACACA GCTGATCAGAGGACTGGTGCTGGATCATGGAGCCAGGCATCCTGACATGAAGAAGAGGGTGGAGGACGCTTTCATTCTCACTTGCAACGTTTCCTTGGAATACGAGAAAAC AGAAGTGAACTCTGGGTTCTTCTACAAGAGCGCAGGCGAGAGAGACAAGCTGGTGAAGGCCGAGAGGAAGTTCATCGAAGATCGTGTGATGAAAATAATCGAGCTGAAGAATAAAGTGTGCGGAGATACTAAGAAGGGCTTTGTGGTCATCAACCAGAAG GGTATTGATCCATTCTCTCTGGACGCGATGGCTAAAGAGGGCATCGTTGCCCTGCGTCGAGCAAAGAGACGAAACATGGAGAG GCTGACTCTGGCATGTGGTGGAGTGGCTATGAACTCTGTGGACGATCTCACGGCTGAGTGTTTGGGACACGCGGGGCTCGTCTACGAACACACACTG GGAGAGGAGAAATTCACGTTCATTGAGAATTGTGGTAACCCTCGTTCCGTGACCCTGCTGGTGAAAGGACCCAACAAGCACACCCTGACTCAGATCAAAGACGCTGTGAGAGATGGCCTCAGAGCCGTCAAAAACGCCATCGAAGACG GTTCAGTAGTGCCAGGGGGTGGTGCGTTCGAGGTGGCTTTGGCAGATGCGCTGGTTAAACACAAGCCCAAAGTGAAGGGCCGAGCCCAGCTGGGTGTGCAGGCGTTTGCTGATGCCCTCCTAATCATCCCTAAG GTTCTGGCTCAGAATTCAGGCTTCGACCCTCAAGAGACTCTAGTGAAGCTGCAGAGTGAGCTCAAAGAGACTGGAGAACTGGTGGGAGTGGATCTGAGCACAG GTGAACCTATGATCGCAGGAGAGGTCGGTGTGTGGGATAACTACAGTGTGAAAAAGCAGCTGCTTCACTCCTG CACTGTCATCGCCAGTAACATCCTCCTTGTGGATGAGATCATGAGAGCCGGCATGTCTTCTCTTAAAGGCTAA
- the LOC113063812 gene encoding E3 ubiquitin-protein ligase RNF14, whose protein sequence is MSADQEAQEDELLALASIYDEDEFRRAESGKEGEIHLCLELPPSFKLLVKGQTSTEHHVSFLPPLVLSFEFPADYPSASAPLFTISSKWLRRAQITALCRRLDELWEENQGNVVLFTWMQFLKEETLDFLGIQSPLEIQSLESQPQCESGPKQAVEVPGEKSKDLDARAVQEVDARTDILTQLLDFDEAQKQKVFDGKVFCCGICYSEKLGSDSLLFKECQHVYCKACMKEYFQIQIRDGKVQCLNCPEPKCMSMATPSQVKLLVGEDEFARYDRLLLQSSLDLMADVVYCPRMSCCMAVMVEPDSTMGICPACRYAFCTLCKRSYHGLSHCIVTADELRNLRDEYMSASEEGKKFLEKRFGRRVIQKAVEESFSTDWLKDNCKQCPCCGTNIQKVHGCNKMTCSSCQKYFCWICLGALSKVNPYSHFNNPGSPCYNQLFQGVEMDEEEGFGSDEDN, encoded by the exons ATGTCAGCCGACCAGGAAGCACAGGAGGATGAACTGCTTGCTCTAGCGAGCATCTATGATGAAGACGAGTTTCGCAGAGCCGAATCAGGAAAAGAGGGCGAGATTCATCTGTGCCTGGAGCTTCCTCCGAGCTTCAAACTGCTAGTTAAGG GACAGACCTCCACAGAGCATCATGTATCATTTCTACCTCCGCTGGTTCTGAGTTTTGAGTTCCCGGCTGACTATCCTTCAGCATCAGCTCCGCTTTTTACTATAAGCTCCAAATGGCTCAGGAGAGCCCAG ATCACTGCACTTTGCAGGAGACTGGACGAGCTTTGGGAGGAGAACCAAGGCAACGTGGTTCTTTTTACCTGGATGCAGTTTCTAAAGGAAGAGACCCTAGACTTTTTGGGAATCCAGTCACCGCTGGAAATCCAAAGCCTTGAGAGCCAGCCTCAGTGTGAGTCTGGCCCAAAACAAGCTGTAGAAGTCCCCGGGGAAAAAAGTAAAGATTTAGACGCCAGAGCCGTGCAAGAAGTCGACGCTCGCACAGACATACTGACTCAGCTGCTGGATTTTGACGAAGCTCAGAAGCAGAAGGTGTTTGATGGGAAGGTGTTCTGCTGCGGCATCTGTTACTCCGAGAAGCTCGGATCCGACTCTCTGCTCTTCAAAGAGTGTCAGCATGTGTACTGCAAGGCCTGCATGAAGGAATACTTTCAGATCCAGATTAGAGATGGAAAAGTCCAGTGCCTTAACTGCCCTGAACCAAAGTGCATGTCCATGGCCACTCCTTCACAG GTGAAACTTCTCGTGGGCGAAGATGAGTTTGCACGCTACGATCGTCTCCTGCTGCAGTCGAGTCTGGACCTGATGGCGGATGTGGTGTATTGTCCTCGTATGAGCTGCTGTATGGCTGTGATGGTGGAGCCTGACTCCACCATGGGCATCTGTCCCGCCTGCAGATACGCCTTCTGTACCCTCTGTAAGAGGAGCTATCACGGCCTCTCTCACTGCATAGTGACTGCTG ATGAGCTTCGTAATTTGCGGGATGAGTATATGTCTGCGAGTGAAGAGGGGAAGAAGTTCCTTGAGAAGCGTTTTGGTCGGCGGGTCATTCAGAAGGCGGTGGAGGAGTCTTTCAGCACAGACTGGCTGAAGGATAACTGTAAACAGTGCCCTTGCTGTGGCACTAATATACAG AAGGTGCACGGCTGTAACAAGATGACCTGTTCGTCCTGTCAGAAGTACTTCTGCTGGATCTGTCTGGGAGCTCTCAGCAAGGTGAACCCCTACAGCCACTTCAACAACCCCGGCTCGCCCTGCTATAACCA ATTGTTTCAAGGAGTGGAAATGGACGAGGAAGAAGGCTTTGGGAGCGACGAAGATAACTGA